The proteins below come from a single Solea solea chromosome 6, fSolSol10.1, whole genome shotgun sequence genomic window:
- the zgc:109965 gene encoding nicalin-1-like, which yields MSLKAVGVAVVLLLCTQCLHGSALPAVSSYEFTAYRMQQYNLAQRKHGCHGAIVVAEARSADEPVLTRRCVIMKVPDFTTEKYLEAQKQNAAAILILVPKNTSSIPLVSVQSFMVSERETLQTETLMPVYVVPEDEQLLYMYEEVKQAAASRTSSIFIRVLRSMITATAFQILVSNNAPIKATTDISIVTLEGVLPGAGEDVPTILITAHYDSYGLTPWLSYGADSNGSGVTILLELMRLFQKLYSSPRTRPQYNLMFSLTGSGKYNFLGTKRWIEENLDHAESSLLHDNVAFVVCLDTLANADELYMHVSRPPKNATPMHSFIQHLEEVVSSRFPWVKVGLVHKKINLVESTVAWEHERYSLRRIPGFTLSHLEDPKSELRGSILDTVSQVDFRKMKRNGIIIAEALAQFIYNLSDKGSPKDVQVFKGQMDFQDSRMSSLMSFLMSVPRATQLLDREPGHILLVSSLEHEFKRYLQQVHRHDFRQDRRDPDITFFDQMEQPVVMYRVKPAAFDLFLGGCIAAYLGIVYYAIQNFGWVYTKLKAAVKTKHQ from the exons ATGTCGCTGAAGGCGGTGGGTGTGgctgtggtgctgctgctctgcaccCAGTGTCTGCATGGCTCTGCTCTTCCTGCTGTATCCTCCTATGAGTTCACTGCCTACAGGATGCAACAGTACAACCTGGCACAACGGAAGCATG GTTGCCATGGAGCCATCGTGGTGGCGGAGGCACGGTCGGCCGATGAACCAGTGCTGACCCGCCGTTGTGTCATCATGAAGGTGCCGGACTTCACTACCGAAAAATATCTGGAGGCCCAGAAGCAAAATGCAGCGGCTATCCTGATTCTGGTGCCTAAAAATACTTCCAGTATCCCACTGGTCTCTGTGCAG tcctTCATggtgagtgagagggagactCTGCAGACGGAGACGCTCATGCCTGTGTATGTCGTACCTGAAGATGAGCAGCTGCTTTACATGTATGAGGAGGTCAAGCAGGCTGCAGCCTCCCGAACCTCATCTATATTCATCCGAG TTCTTCGAAGTATGATCACAGCGACAGCTTTTCAGATCTTAGTGAGCAACAACGCCCCAATCAAGGCCACGACTGACATCTCTATAGTCACTCTGGAG GGAGTGCTTCCAGGAGCAGGAGAAGATGTGCCCACTATTCTCATCACTGCCCACTATGATTCCTATGGGCTGACACCA TGGTTATCGTACGGAGCCGACTCTAATGGCAGTGGAGTTACCATCCTGCTGGAGTTGATGCGCCTCTTCCAGAAGCTTTACAGTAGTCCCAGGACCAGACCACA GTATAATTTAATGTTCTCCTTGACTGGAAGTGGAAAATACAACTTTCTTGGCACAAAGAGATGGATTGAGGAGAATCTGGACCATGCAG AGTCCAGTCTGCTTCATGACAATGTGgcgtttgttgtgtgtttggatACACTGGCCAACGCTGATGAGTTGTATATGCATGTGTCCCGGCCTCCTAAAAATGCAACCCCCATGCATTCTTTCATCCAACATTTGGAGGAG GTAGTTTCTTCCAGATTTCCCTGGGTGAAGGtgggtttggtccataaaaagaTCAATCTTGTGGAGTCCACGGTAGCGTGGGAGCACGAGCGCTACAGTCTGCGCAGGATCCCGGGTTTCACTCTTTCTCACCTGGAGGACCCCAAATCTGAGCTGCGAGGGTCGATACTCGACACGGT GTCACAAGTGGATTTCAGGAAAATGAAGCGCAATGGCATCATCATAGCAGAAGCACTGGCACAGTTTATCTACAATCTCTCTGACAAA GGTTCACCAAAAGATGTGCAGGTTTTTAAGGGACAGATG GACTTTCAGGACAGTCGTATGTCAAGCCTGATGTCCTTCCTAATGTCAGTCCCCCGAGCAACCCAGCTGTTGGATAGGGAGCCCGGTCACATCCTGCTGGTCAGTTCACTGGAGCACGAATTTAAACGCTACCTACAGCAAGTCCACAGACACGATTTCCGCCAGGACAGACG GGACCCTGATATaaccttttttgaccaaatggAGCAACCGGTAGTGATGTACAG AGTGAAACCTGCAGCCTTTGATCTCTTCCTCGGTGGCTGCATTGCCGCTTATTTGGGGATTGTTTACTATGCGATCCAG AATTTTGGATGGGTCTACACAAAACTGAAGGCTGCAGTGAAAACCAAGCACCAGTGA